In one Chitinophaga sancti genomic region, the following are encoded:
- a CDS encoding zinc-dependent metalloprotease translates to MIRKTKLLALFALLFAGGLQAQDTTNYKKIITKAAVTRQGMFTVHQVDGKYYFEIPDSMFNRDILVVNRFVATPEESQVYGGEKVSEQTVYFEKGAKVFLRLDASKAVVRDTTQAIYKAVRNAGVRPIAAAFDVKTTNPDNGNVVIEVTDFFRKDNLLTSLPADLKTERKIGSYADDRSFIGSIHTYPINIEVRTTKTYSSTANAAGAVTFELNTSMVMLPAKPMRKRFFDERVGYFANKTVLYDDNAQSTQNYFVIQRYNLQPSNVEAYKRGELVEPVKQIVYYIDPATPKKWRPYLIAGVNDWNKAFEQAGFKNAIVAKEWPEGDTTMSMEDARFSVIRYFASETANAYGPRISDPRSGEIIESHVGWYHNVMKLVHDWYMVQVAAVDPRARKMVFDDELMGDLIRFVSSHEVGHSLGLRHNMGASSQTPVVLLRDKKWVEANGHTASIMDYARFNYVAQPEDSIGIEGLYPRINVYDKWAIQWGYKQIFGTEDEYADNKVLNKWIVDSLKANPRLWFGGEGKDEDPRSQTEDLGDDAVKAGDYGIMNLKRIMPSIPAWTAEEGDLYNNLKRIHKAVLKQYNLYVYHVMKYVSGTYVTQKSTDEAGDVYVDVPKARVKSAIDFLGRQVMQPPLWLYPAAITGKMKLTPMDDIANMQNNLLNTLLNPGMLYTMMQRDYALDEYLNDIKKTVWRKSTGNALEDVYLRNTQRMYIERIAMILKPKSMEEGKMLTNAERSDGRLYVRMHLEHLKQEIMAMPAVNSLQISHKQDLLLQIKKVLEAPYK, encoded by the coding sequence ATGATTAGAAAGACAAAATTGCTTGCTTTGTTTGCTTTGCTTTTTGCGGGCGGCTTGCAGGCACAGGATACGACGAACTATAAGAAGATTATCACCAAAGCGGCGGTGACAAGGCAGGGGATGTTTACAGTGCACCAGGTAGATGGGAAGTATTATTTTGAAATCCCTGATTCGATGTTCAACAGGGATATCCTGGTGGTGAACAGGTTTGTGGCGACACCGGAGGAATCACAGGTGTATGGCGGCGAAAAGGTGAGTGAGCAGACGGTATATTTTGAAAAAGGAGCGAAAGTATTTTTGCGCCTCGATGCATCCAAAGCAGTGGTACGCGACACCACACAGGCTATCTACAAGGCGGTACGTAATGCAGGCGTTCGACCTATTGCTGCGGCTTTCGATGTAAAGACAACGAATCCTGATAATGGAAATGTGGTGATAGAAGTAACGGATTTCTTTAGAAAAGATAACCTGCTCACGTCATTGCCTGCTGACCTTAAAACAGAGCGTAAAATAGGCTCCTATGCGGATGATAGGTCCTTTATTGGCAGTATTCATACCTACCCGATCAATATTGAAGTACGGACTACAAAGACCTATTCTTCTACTGCAAATGCAGCAGGTGCGGTAACCTTTGAGCTGAACACATCCATGGTGATGTTACCAGCTAAACCGATGCGTAAAAGATTCTTTGATGAGCGTGTGGGGTATTTCGCAAATAAGACCGTGTTGTATGATGACAATGCGCAGTCTACACAAAACTACTTTGTAATACAGCGTTATAATTTACAGCCATCAAATGTGGAAGCCTATAAGCGTGGTGAGCTGGTAGAACCGGTAAAGCAGATCGTATACTACATAGATCCGGCTACACCAAAGAAATGGCGACCTTACCTGATAGCGGGTGTGAATGACTGGAATAAGGCGTTTGAGCAGGCTGGGTTCAAGAATGCGATCGTAGCGAAAGAATGGCCTGAGGGAGATACGACGATGAGTATGGAAGATGCGCGCTTTTCAGTGATCCGTTATTTTGCCTCAGAAACGGCTAATGCTTATGGCCCGCGCATCAGTGATCCGCGAAGTGGAGAGATCATCGAAAGCCATGTAGGTTGGTATCACAATGTGATGAAACTGGTGCATGACTGGTACATGGTACAGGTAGCTGCGGTGGATCCGAGAGCGAGGAAGATGGTGTTTGACGACGAATTGATGGGTGATTTGATCCGTTTTGTATCTTCTCATGAAGTGGGGCATTCATTAGGTCTGCGTCATAATATGGGTGCGAGTAGCCAGACACCGGTAGTATTATTAAGGGATAAAAAGTGGGTAGAGGCGAATGGGCACACAGCTTCCATCATGGATTATGCACGCTTTAATTATGTCGCACAACCGGAGGATAGCATTGGTATAGAAGGTTTATATCCCCGTATCAATGTGTATGATAAGTGGGCGATTCAGTGGGGCTACAAACAGATCTTTGGTACCGAAGATGAGTATGCGGATAATAAGGTGCTGAACAAATGGATCGTAGATAGCTTAAAAGCAAATCCACGTTTGTGGTTTGGAGGAGAAGGTAAAGATGAAGATCCGCGTTCTCAGACAGAAGACCTGGGTGATGATGCGGTGAAAGCGGGTGATTATGGTATTATGAACCTAAAAAGGATCATGCCATCCATACCTGCATGGACAGCGGAAGAGGGAGATCTGTATAATAACCTGAAAAGGATTCATAAGGCAGTATTGAAGCAATATAACCTGTATGTGTATCATGTCATGAAGTATGTAAGCGGTACATACGTGACACAGAAAAGCACAGACGAGGCGGGAGATGTGTATGTTGATGTGCCAAAGGCCCGTGTGAAGTCTGCAATAGACTTCTTAGGCAGACAGGTAATGCAACCGCCGTTATGGTTGTATCCTGCGGCTATCACCGGCAAGATGAAACTGACACCGATGGATGATATCGCTAACATGCAGAATAATTTATTGAATACACTGCTGAACCCTGGGATGTTGTATACGATGATGCAGCGGGATTATGCGTTGGATGAGTACCTGAATGACATCAAAAAAACGGTGTGGAGGAAGTCAACAGGGAATGCACTGGAGGATGTTTATTTAAGGAATACGCAGCGGATGTATATAGAAAGGATTGCGATGATATTGAAACCGAAGAGTATGGAGGAGGGAAAGATGCTGACGAATGCGGAAAGAAGTGATGGGAGGTTGTATGTGAGGATGCACCTGGAGCATTTGAAGCAGGAGATCATGGCGATGCCGGCGGTAAATAGTTTACAAATTTCTCATAAGCAGGACTTGTTACTGCAGATAAAAAAGGTGCTTGAAGCACCATACAAGTGA
- a CDS encoding GumC domain-containing protein: MNLFLLTTFTVLFNNPVNDSTIRKDSVIALPDRYLSQVKRKSEHVEAQVDKRTAQALDRFARQEKRMQAKLMKVDSTAAKRIFSQSIDSLKNMKAGLGRKVSGLTSNAGGAYMDTLQNSLKFLQGSNNVLSGGKLASATQSIDNLQNSLQQAEQVKAYLREQRQLLKQQLANYTGFGKELTNLNKEAYYYGQQLNEYKATLSDRKKAEEKALALLKTFPAYNNFIAQHSQFASLFSLIGTSSSNTNLAGLQTRSQVEQLVSQRMGNDPAAQQAVSQQMAQARSQINELKDKYSNLDNAGDMPDFKPNPMKTKSFLQRLEFGGNLQFQKNTSYYPTTTDIAGQVGYKFHKNGTVGVGVSYKLGMGTGWDHIAFTHQGVGLRSFVDWKLKGTFYVNGGFEENYLTAITNVSQLKDLSLWKGSALLGVSKKYKINAKLKGNLMVLYDFLASRSVPATSSFKVRIGYTM; encoded by the coding sequence ATGAATCTATTTCTACTCACTACCTTTACAGTATTGTTTAATAATCCGGTCAACGATTCAACAATAAGGAAAGACAGTGTAATTGCCCTACCGGACAGGTATTTGTCGCAGGTAAAACGCAAATCTGAGCATGTAGAAGCGCAGGTGGATAAGCGTACTGCCCAGGCATTGGATCGTTTTGCACGCCAGGAAAAAAGGATGCAGGCGAAGTTGATGAAGGTGGATTCGACGGCTGCAAAAAGGATCTTTTCTCAATCGATAGATAGTCTCAAAAATATGAAGGCGGGTTTGGGCAGGAAGGTGAGTGGGCTCACTTCGAATGCCGGCGGTGCTTATATGGATACTCTGCAGAATTCACTGAAATTTTTGCAGGGATCAAATAATGTATTGAGTGGCGGGAAACTGGCCAGTGCTACGCAAAGCATAGATAACCTGCAGAATAGCCTGCAACAGGCGGAGCAGGTAAAGGCTTATTTGCGGGAGCAAAGGCAGTTATTGAAGCAGCAATTGGCAAACTATACGGGCTTTGGAAAGGAATTGACGAACCTGAATAAGGAGGCGTATTATTATGGGCAGCAACTGAATGAGTATAAGGCAACTTTATCTGACAGGAAGAAGGCAGAGGAAAAGGCGCTTGCCTTGTTAAAAACGTTTCCGGCATATAATAATTTCATCGCACAGCATTCTCAGTTTGCGAGTTTGTTTAGTTTAATTGGCACGAGCAGCAGTAACACAAACCTGGCGGGTTTGCAAACGCGTAGCCAGGTAGAGCAATTGGTGTCTCAGCGCATGGGGAATGATCCGGCTGCGCAGCAGGCGGTGAGTCAGCAGATGGCGCAGGCGAGGTCACAGATCAATGAGTTGAAGGATAAATATTCCAACCTGGATAATGCGGGAGATATGCCGGATTTCAAGCCGAACCCGATGAAAACGAAAAGTTTTTTACAGCGGCTGGAGTTTGGTGGGAATTTGCAGTTTCAGAAGAATACGTCTTATTATCCTACAACCACGGATATAGCCGGGCAGGTGGGCTATAAGTTTCATAAGAATGGAACTGTCGGTGTAGGGGTGTCTTATAAGCTGGGGATGGGAACGGGTTGGGATCACATAGCGTTTACGCATCAGGGGGTGGGTTTGAGGAGTTTTGTGGATTGGAAACTGAAGGGAACGTTTTATGTGAATGGAGGGTTTGAGGAGAATTATTTGACGGCGATCACGAATGTATCGCAGTTGAAGGATTTGAGTTTGTGGAAGGGAAGTGCGTTGTTGGGGGTGAGTAAGAAGTATAAGATTAATGCGAAGTTGAAGGGTAATTTGATGGTGTTGTATGATTTTTTGGCGAGTAGGAGTGTGCCGGCGACGAGTAGTTTTAAGGTGAGGATTGGGTATACGATGTAG
- a CDS encoding RNA polymerase sigma-70 factor → MPATKQYSDHELLSLLKEDSDSAFTQIYYQYWKLLFAIAASKLENTADAEEIVQEIFTDLWRRRQEINIELSLKAYLAAAVKFQVYTYLARKHKESQRQAYSPTPEIHATSPEDLLRRKELQEQLYDITQQLPEKCRLVYQLSREAGLSNKEIAATLSISEKTVENQMTKALKRLKLAFRSFLLTFF, encoded by the coding sequence TTGCCAGCTACCAAACAATACAGTGACCATGAACTGCTTTCCTTACTAAAAGAAGACAGTGACTCCGCTTTCACCCAGATTTATTATCAATACTGGAAGCTGTTGTTTGCTATTGCTGCCAGCAAGCTGGAAAACACCGCTGACGCGGAAGAAATCGTCCAGGAGATCTTTACCGACCTATGGCGCCGCCGCCAAGAGATCAATATCGAGCTATCCCTCAAGGCCTACCTGGCTGCCGCTGTCAAGTTCCAGGTATACACATACCTGGCCAGAAAGCACAAAGAATCGCAAAGACAGGCCTACTCCCCCACTCCGGAAATACATGCCACCTCTCCTGAAGACCTCCTTCGCCGCAAAGAACTACAGGAACAATTGTACGACATCACCCAACAACTCCCCGAAAAATGCCGACTGGTTTACCAGCTGAGCCGCGAAGCGGGCCTCTCGAACAAGGAGATCGCTGCCACCCTTTCCATTTCTGAAAAAACCGTTGAGAACCAGATGACCAAAGCCCTCAAACGCTTGAAACTAGCCTTCCGGTCATTTTTATTAACTTTTTTTTAA
- a CDS encoding RagB/SusD family nutrient uptake outer membrane protein has translation MKKYIIVFLLSFLVLGCKKYLDITPTGQIVVETTDDFYNLVSYPGRGYPTNNFQYLVDDQWIKENAVIGMAKNIDIINVTFDTSVSRVDYLGSSTLYNRAYTYINRWNMIVTLVDESTGDESIKKIAKAEAKVLRAYDHFILVNTFAKVYNPATAATDGGICIMDKYDLEAKPVKSTVAAVYDFIEKDLDEAIPYLQEKPKDVYHPSLAFAWAFKAKLLLFKRDYEKAKAAALQALTYNNSLFDMVAYSKQGGPSVLATPAGSNPETLSYMYMSSYSEMNIGYSYKISGELKNLFGSHDARYNLFFDSTNKTYLDIGAHSAYWKVKYTAFFYPTVGIQVPEVYLTLAECYARTGDLSAAMEIVNNLRSKRITDATEAHLETPATAVEVVKYIISERRKELLFGFNRFWDLKRYNTEPEYAKTITRTFPLVSTSVPHVTYTLPPDSRLYVIPFAQDVLKKNPNLTINTNETLPW, from the coding sequence ATGAAAAAATATATCATCGTATTCCTGCTTTCATTTCTTGTTCTGGGTTGTAAAAAGTACCTGGATATCACGCCTACCGGGCAGATTGTCGTGGAGACAACAGATGATTTTTATAACCTGGTGAGTTATCCGGGCAGGGGTTATCCTACCAATAACTTCCAGTACTTAGTGGATGATCAGTGGATAAAGGAGAATGCAGTAATCGGAATGGCAAAGAATATAGACATTATCAATGTGACCTTTGATACATCTGTGAGCCGGGTAGATTACCTGGGTAGTTCAACTTTGTATAACCGCGCTTATACTTATATTAATCGCTGGAATATGATTGTGACCCTGGTAGATGAGAGCACCGGTGATGAGAGCATAAAGAAAATAGCAAAGGCAGAAGCGAAGGTACTGAGAGCTTATGATCATTTTATACTGGTGAACACCTTTGCAAAAGTATACAACCCTGCTACAGCTGCAACTGATGGGGGTATTTGCATCATGGACAAATACGACCTGGAAGCCAAACCTGTAAAATCTACGGTAGCAGCAGTGTATGATTTTATTGAAAAAGACCTGGACGAGGCAATTCCTTATTTACAGGAGAAACCCAAGGATGTGTATCATCCGTCTCTGGCATTTGCCTGGGCGTTTAAGGCGAAACTGCTTTTATTCAAGCGTGATTATGAGAAAGCGAAAGCTGCGGCTTTGCAGGCTTTGACATATAATAACAGTCTCTTCGACATGGTCGCTTATTCCAAACAGGGAGGACCGTCTGTATTAGCAACGCCTGCGGGATCTAACCCGGAGACACTGAGCTATATGTACATGAGTTCTTATAGTGAGATGAATATTGGGTATTCTTATAAGATCAGTGGAGAGCTGAAGAATTTGTTTGGATCTCATGATGCAAGGTATAACCTCTTTTTTGATTCAACCAATAAGACTTACCTGGATATAGGCGCACATTCTGCTTACTGGAAAGTGAAATATACAGCGTTCTTTTATCCAACCGTGGGTATCCAGGTACCAGAGGTGTACCTGACACTGGCAGAATGTTATGCGCGTACGGGAGATCTTTCTGCTGCGATGGAGATCGTGAATAATCTACGGAGCAAGCGAATTACAGATGCTACAGAGGCGCATCTGGAAACACCGGCTACCGCAGTAGAAGTTGTAAAATATATTATCAGTGAGCGAAGAAAAGAATTGCTATTCGGCTTTAACAGGTTCTGGGACCTGAAGCGGTATAATACAGAACCGGAATATGCAAAGACAATTACACGCACCTTCCCTTTGGTAAGTACATCAGTACCGCATGTAACGTATACATTGCCTCCTGATTCAAGGTTGTATGTGATTCCGTTTGCACAGGATGTATTGAAGAAAAATCCAAACCTGACTATTAATACGAATGAAACGCTACCCTGGTAA
- a CDS encoding SusC/RagA family TonB-linked outer membrane protein: MRSRLIAFFIAALLMAGSVMAQTINYTAKKVSLEKAISTIKQQTGYSVMYNPDILSGASPVSIDAKDMPLKEYLEKILAGNPLKYTIENKTIFIKHDHSKMNHEDGDGFRMVRIFHVSGKVTGENGQVLPLVSVAIGNTPYGGTTDKDGVFTLHEVQEKQTLTFTYMGYKKRSVTIAACCGKEALPEGVTSNMVDPSNLALTIHLEPDVKSLGEIAIANTGYQLVSKERSAAAMTTVNEKELNTQLNNNLTSALEGKVAGVSFYRGVPAIRGTNTFGIDTSGARPLLVIDGMITEGQLSDINVYDVESVTVLKDAAASSIYGARAANGVIVLTTKKGKRGSGVQISVNADHFITTKPDVAKMHYATTSQIIDYETDKYNYELNNYGGNTTELFDSYGTIGNGTIKYYSPLYALYQNQANGKVTQEEVNNTLAQWRKNDYIRDYTKYVWKNEMKQRYNISLSNASDKSNTYVSVNYEGNQARIKYNTSDILSVYFKNIYTVNKWLDITAGLNGRYSTEESTYDTYNSYELQPRYSTILDANGNRVYADYVNAEDGFSGADGMNAQVANTIAANSNFKSVKFNVLDELNKGLTKSNTLWLRAFTDVDIRFSKHLKYGVKLQYEMSRKELSTQSEADSYRMRYLYNAMLTYNSTTGKYTEAIPTGDRLYTANSRARNFTFRQQLDYNNDFKVAGKNSSLFAIAGMETRELYTPGTNSSLIYGYNPVTLSSTLVDWYSMTENGINSYLYGTTTLSYTPGKIRYTTRHRYVSFYGNFGYTFNDRYNLTGSVRVDQTDLFGTDPKYRYRPLWSVGGGWNATNERFLHDVSWLNYLKVRATYGIGGNVDQSTSPFIRATLKSDNLYPSLQYSNVSTLPNPKLRWEKTATLNFGADYTLFNILNGSIDYYRKYSSDLLATTDLDPTVGASSMTINNGAMTNRGLEIMVNSTWFNRKGLTLASRLTVGFNKNRIEKVTHSVTDPYSLIGSPNANYYAGTPLNALYAYRYAGMVNGYPTFYDQDGKVNVTFDATNTPSSVTAINKPAAVKLMGTTTPRYTAFFQQMVGYKGFELTANLAYYGGHKMRKDAIALNGFNQTDESLARRYKDNNTNTDIPRLQVDYPAALMAYASTLSSYYSYSDLQVVSAASMRLRNVALAYTLSGKYCKLLHIKGLRLTAQANNLWLWTANNDEIDPETFSLNSGYRNLPTPKSYLFGAALSF, translated from the coding sequence ATGAGATCTCGTTTAATTGCCTTCTTTATTGCGGCGCTGCTCATGGCAGGTTCTGTCATGGCCCAGACTATCAACTATACCGCTAAGAAGGTTTCGCTGGAAAAGGCCATCAGTACGATCAAACAACAAACAGGTTATTCCGTGATGTACAACCCGGATATTCTTAGTGGTGCATCCCCGGTATCCATCGATGCCAAAGACATGCCGCTGAAAGAATACCTGGAAAAAATACTGGCAGGTAATCCGCTGAAATATACCATTGAAAACAAAACCATTTTTATCAAACATGATCATTCTAAAATGAATCATGAAGATGGTGACGGTTTTCGCATGGTACGGATCTTCCATGTAAGCGGTAAAGTGACCGGCGAAAACGGGCAGGTATTACCATTGGTTTCTGTAGCCATTGGTAATACGCCCTATGGCGGTACGACTGACAAAGACGGTGTTTTTACCCTGCATGAAGTCCAGGAAAAGCAAACCCTGACCTTTACCTACATGGGTTACAAAAAACGCTCCGTCACCATTGCTGCCTGCTGTGGTAAAGAAGCGCTGCCGGAGGGCGTCACTTCAAACATGGTTGATCCCAGCAACCTGGCACTGACCATACACCTCGAACCTGACGTAAAATCATTGGGAGAAATCGCCATCGCAAATACCGGTTATCAGCTGGTATCAAAGGAGAGATCTGCTGCCGCAATGACCACCGTAAACGAAAAAGAACTGAATACACAGCTGAACAATAACCTTACTTCCGCACTGGAAGGTAAGGTAGCAGGTGTGAGTTTTTATCGTGGTGTGCCTGCCATCAGGGGAACAAATACATTTGGTATCGATACTTCAGGTGCAAGGCCCCTGCTGGTGATAGATGGTATGATCACTGAAGGTCAACTGTCCGACATCAACGTGTACGACGTCGAATCAGTAACTGTACTGAAAGATGCGGCAGCTTCCTCCATTTACGGTGCAAGAGCGGCAAATGGCGTGATCGTGCTCACCACAAAAAAAGGCAAACGCGGTTCAGGCGTGCAGATCAGTGTTAACGCTGACCACTTCATTACCACGAAACCGGATGTCGCAAAGATGCACTACGCTACTACCAGCCAGATCATTGACTATGAAACAGACAAGTATAATTATGAACTGAATAATTACGGTGGGAACACAACCGAGTTATTCGACAGCTATGGTACCATAGGCAACGGTACAATAAAATACTATTCTCCATTATATGCCCTCTACCAGAACCAGGCAAATGGGAAAGTGACGCAGGAAGAAGTAAACAATACCCTGGCACAGTGGAGAAAAAATGACTACATCAGGGATTATACAAAGTACGTGTGGAAGAATGAGATGAAGCAACGCTACAACATCTCCCTGAGCAATGCCAGCGACAAAAGTAATACCTACGTATCTGTAAACTATGAAGGTAACCAGGCACGGATAAAATACAATACCAGCGATATCCTCTCCGTATATTTTAAGAACATCTACACTGTCAACAAATGGCTGGATATCACCGCAGGATTGAATGGCCGTTATAGCACAGAAGAATCTACCTATGACACTTATAATAGCTACGAATTACAGCCAAGATATTCTACCATCCTGGATGCTAATGGTAATAGGGTATATGCTGATTATGTAAACGCAGAAGATGGCTTCAGTGGTGCTGATGGGATGAACGCACAGGTAGCAAATACAATTGCTGCCAACTCCAATTTCAAATCAGTAAAGTTCAACGTACTCGATGAACTAAATAAAGGTCTCACTAAAAGCAATACCCTTTGGCTGCGTGCATTTACGGATGTAGATATCCGGTTCAGCAAGCACCTGAAATACGGGGTGAAACTGCAATATGAAATGAGCAGGAAAGAACTGAGTACGCAGTCTGAAGCAGACTCCTACCGGATGCGTTACCTGTACAATGCCATGCTCACCTACAACAGCACAACCGGGAAATATACAGAAGCCATTCCAACCGGCGATCGTTTATATACAGCAAATTCCCGGGCAAGGAACTTTACATTCCGTCAACAGCTAGACTATAACAATGATTTTAAAGTAGCCGGCAAAAACAGTTCCCTCTTTGCAATTGCGGGTATGGAAACAAGAGAACTGTATACACCCGGCACCAATAGTTCACTGATCTATGGTTATAACCCGGTGACGCTAAGTTCTACCCTGGTAGACTGGTATTCCATGACAGAGAATGGTATTAACAGTTATCTCTATGGAACTACCACCCTGAGTTATACACCCGGCAAGATCAGGTATACTACCCGCCACCGCTACGTTTCATTCTATGGTAATTTTGGTTATACTTTCAATGACCGTTATAACCTGACAGGTAGTGTGCGGGTAGATCAGACAGATCTCTTTGGTACAGATCCCAAATACAGGTACCGTCCTTTATGGTCTGTTGGCGGAGGATGGAATGCGACCAACGAGCGTTTCCTGCATGATGTATCCTGGCTGAATTACCTGAAAGTACGTGCCACTTATGGTATCGGGGGAAACGTAGACCAGAGCACCTCTCCTTTTATCAGGGCAACTTTAAAAAGCGACAACCTGTATCCTAGCTTACAATATTCAAATGTGAGTACCCTGCCAAATCCAAAACTGCGCTGGGAGAAAACGGCTACGCTGAACTTCGGTGCCGACTATACACTCTTTAATATACTGAATGGTAGTATCGATTACTACCGTAAATACAGTTCTGACCTGCTGGCTACAACAGATCTTGATCCTACTGTAGGTGCCTCATCTATGACCATCAATAACGGCGCGATGACGAATCGCGGCCTGGAAATTATGGTGAACAGCACCTGGTTCAACAGGAAGGGCTTAACACTGGCTTCCCGCCTGACAGTGGGCTTCAACAAGAACAGGATTGAGAAAGTGACGCACTCTGTAACCGATCCATATTCTCTCATTGGCTCACCCAATGCGAACTATTATGCAGGCACACCACTGAATGCCTTGTATGCTTATCGTTATGCAGGTATGGTGAATGGCTATCCTACTTTTTATGACCAGGATGGCAAAGTCAATGTAACCTTTGATGCAACAAATACACCTTCTTCTGTGACTGCGATCAATAAGCCTGCAGCTGTAAAACTGATGGGTACCACCACACCAAGATACACTGCATTTTTCCAGCAGATGGTGGGTTACAAAGGTTTTGAGCTGACGGCGAACCTCGCTTACTATGGCGGTCATAAAATGAGAAAGGACGCGATCGCATTGAATGGTTTTAACCAGACAGATGAGTCGCTTGCAAGAAGATATAAGGACAATAATACAAATACAGATATTCCAAGATTACAGGTAGATTACCCTGCAGCGCTGATGGCGTATGCAAGTACATTGTCTTCTTACTATTCCTATTCAGACCTACAGGTGGTAAGTGCAGCGTCTATGCGACTTCGCAACGTGGCGCTGGCTTACACACTCTCCGGCAAGTATTGCAAACTGCTGCATATAAAAGGACTCAGGCTGACAGCACAGGCGAATAATCTCTGGTTGTGGACAGCGAATAATGATGAGATAGATCCTGAGACTTTCAGTTTAAACAGTGGGTATAGAAACCTGCCAACACCAAAATCCTATTTATTCGGCGCAGCCCTTTCTTTCTAA
- a CDS encoding FecR family protein, with protein MPEEKDYYQELADKWFQGTITDTERLALEQWYQQQDLTVHIPPSQAVSEAAHAARMLTNIRNRTKVRSLNYWWAAAASVAVLIGVAAFYKYKTTAITAKITDVAPGMNGGMLTLADGSQISLDSLREGTVTTQQGVQVTFKNGQISYQGSGNSVAYNNITTPAGRQFHIVLADGTGVWLNAGSSITFPTAFNGPDRTVKVAGEAYFEVQASAKQPFYVQVNDGYNIQVLGTRFNVHAYKDENYIQTTLLTGAIKVKSQLLKPGQELTESKGQEQLLSDIDTTQAVAWKNGQFSFKGGTRIDEVMRQLARWYNIEIVYEDGVPDVVFAGDMQRDLSLMQVIRGMDDMGVSFTLNGHQLLIRKQTK; from the coding sequence ATGCCTGAAGAAAAAGACTACTATCAAGAGCTTGCGGATAAATGGTTTCAAGGCACCATTACCGATACAGAAAGATTGGCACTGGAACAATGGTACCAGCAGCAGGATCTGACTGTACATATTCCGCCTTCACAGGCAGTTAGTGAAGCAGCACATGCGGCACGCATGCTGACCAATATCAGGAACCGGACAAAAGTACGTTCCCTGAATTATTGGTGGGCCGCGGCAGCCTCGGTGGCAGTCTTAATAGGAGTCGCTGCATTTTATAAATATAAAACAACGGCTATCACCGCTAAGATCACCGACGTGGCGCCCGGTATGAACGGCGGCATGCTCACACTTGCAGATGGTAGCCAGATTTCGCTGGATAGTCTGCGCGAAGGCACCGTCACCACCCAGCAGGGGGTACAGGTTACCTTCAAAAACGGGCAGATCAGCTACCAGGGTAGCGGGAACAGCGTTGCTTACAATAACATTACCACACCAGCAGGCAGGCAATTTCATATCGTACTCGCCGATGGTACAGGCGTATGGTTAAATGCAGGTAGTTCGATCACATTCCCTACCGCGTTTAATGGTCCTGACAGAACCGTGAAAGTAGCCGGGGAAGCTTATTTCGAGGTACAGGCCTCCGCAAAGCAACCATTTTATGTACAGGTCAATGATGGTTATAACATCCAGGTATTAGGCACACGTTTTAACGTGCATGCATACAAGGATGAAAATTATATACAAACAACATTACTAACAGGGGCAATTAAAGTTAAATCACAACTATTAAAGCCAGGACAGGAACTGACCGAAAGTAAAGGACAGGAACAATTATTATCAGACATCGACACCACACAGGCCGTCGCATGGAAAAACGGGCAGTTCTCCTTTAAAGGAGGCACCCGCATCGATGAAGTAATGCGTCAACTGGCACGCTGGTACAACATTGAAATAGTATATGAAGATGGCGTACCGGATGTGGTTTTTGCCGGAGACATGCAAAGAGACCTGTCGCTGATGCAGGTCATAAGAGGAATGGATGACATGGGGGTTTCGTTTACATTAAACGGTCACCAGCTGCTGATTCGTAAGCAAACAAAGTAA